The nucleotide sequence TGTTGCTGCCCACCAGCAACAGTTAAAGCAAACTCATTATTTAATATTTTTCTTAATCCTTCTGCTTCAAAATCCTCAGGTCGAATGGCGGTCACGGTTGGTGAAGCATCCTCATCCCTTGTTAATAAAGGAATACCAAGTGCTCTTATCGCTTCACGGGTCATGTTCTTCATCAGATTGTGGCGTTGGAATACATGTTGTAATCCTTCTTCCTCAAACAGATGGAGTACCTGTTCTAGACCGAAAAATAGAGATAATGCTGGTGTAAATGGAGTGGAATCGTTTAACAAGTTATCACGATATTTCTTTAAATCTAAATAGAATCTTGATTGTTCATTAGCTTCAATCTTTTCCCATGCTCTTTCACTAGCCGCGATAAACGCTAAGCCTGCAGGAAGCATCATGGCTTTTTGGGAACCTGTAACTAATACGTCAATTCCCCATTCATCCATTTTCGTTTCGACTCCCCCAACGCAAGAAACGCCATCGACCGCAATTAAGGCATCGGAAACGGATCGAACAGCTTCTCCTAGTTTATCAATGGGATTTAGTACACCTGTTGATGTTTCACAGAACGTGGCAAATACGACTTTTATCTCCGGATGCTTTTGAAGGTACTCTTTAACCTCATTTGGGTCAAATGCTTTTCCCCACTCCACATCCATCCGGTGATAGTTAATGTCATATGCTCCACAAATCTTTGTAAAACGATCCCCAAAAGCACCTGTAACGACTACTAAAACTTCTTCTCCTGGTTTAACCGTGTTCACGACGGCCATCTCTAGCCCTGAAGTACCACTTGCACTTACGATCATGACATCTTGCTCTGTCCCAAAGATAGGTTTTAGCTTTGGTCTTATAGAATGAATAAGTTCCTTTGCCTCTTGGCCTCGATGACC is from Radiobacillus kanasensis and encodes:
- a CDS encoding pyridoxal-phosphate-dependent aminotransferase family protein; translation: MLADQQFLRIPGPSPIPPSVQRAMSQTMIGHRGQEAKELIHSIRPKLKPIFGTEQDVMIVSASGTSGLEMAVVNTVKPGEEVLVVVTGAFGDRFTKICGAYDINYHRMDVEWGKAFDPNEVKEYLQKHPEIKVVFATFCETSTGVLNPIDKLGEAVRSVSDALIAVDGVSCVGGVETKMDEWGIDVLVTGSQKAMMLPAGLAFIAASERAWEKIEANEQSRFYLDLKKYRDNLLNDSTPFTPALSLFFGLEQVLHLFEEEGLQHVFQRHNLMKNMTREAIRALGIPLLTRDEDASPTVTAIRPEDFEAEGLRKILNNEFALTVAGGQQHMKGEIFRIGHMGYCSPADVLQIIGILELSLQRAGKSIELGKGVAAAQQVYLQGVQ